ATCGTCAGTTTATATCGCTTGGGGATGCCAACCATGACACACTGGAACGATTCGAAGCGTTGCTAACAACCTACTTTAGTTCGGACAAACCGCAAACCGACGGCTTACCGACGGTGAGTTATTGTGCCGATCAACTGCATTTATCACCTAACTATTTTGGTGACTTGGTCAAAAGGGAAACGGGAAAACTACGCTGGAATATATTCAGCTAAAAGTGATTGATCTGGCGAAAGAAAAATTGCTAAGCGAGCCGGCTTCCGTTAGTGAAATTGCGTATGAACTGGGCTTTAAATACCCCCGACTTTTTAAGCAGCATGTTGGGTACACACCGAAAGACTATCGGAACTCGCTCCATTAAGACCGAATAGGACAGACAATTCACCAGTGGAGTGATGAAGTTACAAAGGTTGCTTCTGGTTTATAGATCCTATAGGTTCTCTTAAAACGCTCTTTATAGTGAAATTGAATTAGTAGATATTCAAACCAGACATCTCTCGGTCTGCCAATAGGCCAGACCCCTGGAGCGGTTTGATGCCATAGAATTTTGCCCGCACTGGCGACTCCGAGTTGTCAACAAAAACCTCTCGAAGCAAAAATCTCTCATGCTTCAGCTAAGGAAGAGACAATAATTGTTAAAGTAAAAAAATTGAAACTGGACAAACTAACATTCTCCAGCACATTCCGTTAAACGATTAATCCATTTAACGAACTGACGTATCCGATAAGCTAGGAAAACTACCAAAATTCATTGGGTGAAAGAATGGCTGGATTCGATGGCTGGCGGCAATTACACGATGAGTCAACGTAAGCTCACTTCCATTCAGAAAAAGGGAGGTACAGAGGGCGATTAAGCAACTTGCTAAACGGAAAGGTGTTTACTAGATACAAATTAAGGATGAAAAAGGCAACGAACTCATTGCGACCAGCGTAAACCCCTTTAACGTAATTTGCTAGCCAGGCCAGTAGCGGTTCATTTGCTTTGCTCTCTGGTTAAGTGGTAAATATAAAGTAGCCTATGTCCGATTCGTTCACCACCAATCTGCGTCGGGCCTTTGTACAGCATTGGCCAAATTATATGGCGGAAGCAATGGGGGTCTCATTATTTATGATCGGCTCGTGTTGTACAGCCGTTTTGTTGCACCATCCCGATTCGCCGGTTCGTCAATTTTTGGGTGAATCGAAACTAGTGCGTCGAACCGTTCAGGCCGTTATTATGGGGCTTGTGCTGCTAATCATCAACTATAACCCGGCTGGCAAAAAATCGGGCTCACTTATTAATCCAGCCATTACGCTATCATATCGCTATTTGGGTAAAATTTCCACTGTTGACACGATATGGTACATTTTATTTCAATGTACCGGCGCCATTAGTTGGGGGTTCATTTTTTACCAGTTGCTGGAGAAGTGGTATTCCCATCCTGATGTCAATTATAATCTAAGTGCGCCAAGGCCTGAAATGGGCGGTTGGCCCGTTGCCTTCCTAGCCGAATTTAGTATATCGAGTCTACTAATATTCGTCTCGCTACTATCGCTGCATTCTAAAAAATTTCACAAGCTCAGCAGTTCATTTGGTGTGGGCTTGATTATGCTTTACATCATTTTTGAAGCACCTTTTTCGGGCATGAGTACGAATCCAGCCCGTTCCTTGGGAACAGCGGCTGGCGCCTTAAATTTTCACTATTATTGGATTTATATGGTGGCCCCCTTTAGTGCGATGCTCTTGACCACGTTTGTTTTTCAACGAATATGGAAGCCTAACCATCCTGTTCGCTCTGGCAGTAAAAAAGGCTGGTTTAGAACCGATAAAATTCCCCCGAATTTTCCAATTGTTTCTCCTGATTAGTTCGCGCTGTTTGACCAACGAAGATGATCTATAGCTTCTACGGCACGCCCAAGTGGGAAAGCAGGCCGATTATAGGCAGTTCTCCGGCACGATTATGCCAGAGGTTCCTGCCCGGTAACGAAGGATATTACCAAGACGGGACTTCGTATACTATGGCCTGAAGTTAACAGTTCTTCAACAAGAATCGTATTATAAAAACGCTCCTGCTTGAGACGACAGAGTCTTCATACATCTGCTTCAAGAAATGGGCCTGGCTGTTGCACAACGCTATTGGCTCATAGGCTTTTCCGACTGGAGTAAAAAAAGACAACCTGGACGAGTAAGATTTAGTTAATTCCGTTTTCAACTTAGTAAGGACTCCAGAACGCCCAACAAGTAAACCCAACCAGGTAGATGGCTAAACTCATTAAAATACTGCTAACCATCAGTATGGTCTTGGCTTGGGGATGGACCATCTTAATGGGAACCTTTGCCACCCACGCTCATGGTCGACGAGCAGGCTGGTTCATTGGTCTTATTCTGCTTGTGCTACTGGGGATCGGTTATAGCTACTTGGCAACGCGGCCCAAAACCATTAAGGAATGGTTTAAAAGGTAATCGTTTTGAGTTGTGCAACAGCCACGGTGAGTTAGAGAACCTCCCTAGATGGAGACGAACGAGCGTTCATATGTCTGCTTCTTAAATGGGGCGTTTGACGAGACGGGCCTGTTCAATGTGACTGCTGAAACAGTCAAGTCGCTTTACAAAGCTTACTATTGTGAAGACTTTGAATACTACCGGTTCTTGAGGACAGGTTTCCCCGCATAATAATCGATGACTACCCGTACCCAGTCGAATTGATCATCACCAATCACCACATCAGGCTGGTATCCCGTTTCATCAATCTTGCCGTGCAACGTCCAGTCTGATCGCACGGTGGCCACATACCCTTCGTAAAGACCACAACCTAGACGATAGGGGCGTACAGTCCCGTAGTCCATTGTGCCACTCGTCGGACTGCCAAACAAGGTTACCTTCTGGCTTTGCCGGGCATATTCGAGCAGTAATTCCGCACTACTAGCCCCACCACTATCAATCAGTAAAGCGATCTGCTGAGGCATCTTGGCTACACTATCTCGTCG
This DNA window, taken from Spirosoma agri, encodes the following:
- a CDS encoding helix-turn-helix domain-containing protein; protein product: MIDLAKEKLLSEPASVSEIAYELGFKYPRLFKQHVGYTPKDYRNSLH
- a CDS encoding MIP/aquaporin family protein; the encoded protein is MSDSFTTNLRRAFVQHWPNYMAEAMGVSLFMIGSCCTAVLLHHPDSPVRQFLGESKLVRRTVQAVIMGLVLLIINYNPAGKKSGSLINPAITLSYRYLGKISTVDTIWYILFQCTGAISWGFIFYQLLEKWYSHPDVNYNLSAPRPEMGGWPVAFLAEFSISSLLIFVSLLSLHSKKFHKLSSSFGVGLIMLYIIFEAPFSGMSTNPARSLGTAAGALNFHYYWIYMVAPFSAMLLTTFVFQRIWKPNHPVRSGSKKGWFRTDKIPPNFPIVSPD